Proteins encoded within one genomic window of Prauserella marina:
- a CDS encoding YcnI family protein: MSTKSFFRRALVVSAAVGVAGVAGAGIASAHVTADVYGKPAEKGGYGAIVLRVPNEEQNAGTTKIEVTLPENAAISSARTKPVPGWTADIDKSGDVVTKITWTAEDGNEIPAGTTSYQEFAFTAGPLPEDQDSLMLATKQTYSDGTVADWAQPSDGDKEPDYPAPVVELAANSGDGHGHGGSGADSAAAEPEHSAEATDDTARWLGGAGLIVGALGLGFGAGATLRARKKTSA; encoded by the coding sequence ATGTCGACAAAGAGTTTCTTTCGTCGTGCGCTCGTCGTGAGCGCGGCGGTGGGAGTGGCCGGTGTCGCCGGTGCGGGCATCGCGTCCGCGCACGTCACGGCCGACGTGTACGGCAAGCCCGCCGAGAAGGGCGGCTACGGCGCCATCGTGCTCAGGGTTCCCAACGAGGAGCAGAACGCGGGCACGACCAAGATCGAGGTCACCCTCCCCGAGAACGCCGCGATCAGCTCGGCCCGCACCAAGCCGGTTCCCGGCTGGACCGCGGACATCGACAAGAGCGGCGACGTGGTCACCAAGATCACGTGGACGGCGGAGGACGGCAACGAGATCCCGGCCGGCACGACCTCCTACCAGGAGTTCGCCTTCACGGCCGGACCGCTGCCGGAAGACCAGGACAGCCTGATGCTCGCCACCAAGCAGACCTACTCGGACGGCACCGTCGCCGACTGGGCGCAGCCGTCTGACGGAGACAAGGAACCGGACTACCCCGCCCCGGTCGTCGAGCTGGCCGCGAACTCGGGTGACGGTCACGGGCACGGCGGTTCGGGGGCCGACTCGGCCGCTGCCGAGCCGGAGCACTCGGCGGAGGCAACCGACGACACCGCGAGGTGGCTCGGCGGTGCCGGGCTCATCGTCGGCGCGCTCGGCCTCGGGTTCGGCGCGGGCGCGACGCTGCGCGCACGAAAGAAGACCTCGGCATGA
- a CDS encoding copper resistance D family protein codes for MTQAEATSRVRYGPLISLITAGIAGALIGVALSATTPVSGVANAGEVVSAAIPIVRVLLDISAVTTIGLGLLSVLVGYDRPKLTEPVLAIARPAAVASALVWAVTALVALVLQTAEYRPASGTVGFADIGAYISEVGAGKALLIVAGLALALAVLGALAVKHGERVPAEVRVGLGLFALLPLPVTGHAANWSFHDYTMISMELHVMSAVAWTGGLGAMAVLLVGNRTLLAHALPRFSKLATLCLLISAATGLFNGLVEINLNPKMDLWTAVFTTPYGQLVLLKLTCTAGIAALGAYTRWKLIPKIIRHQRTALATWSALELTIMGLAFGFAVVLTRAPVA; via the coding sequence ATGACCCAGGCCGAGGCCACCTCGCGAGTTCGGTACGGCCCGCTGATCAGCCTGATCACGGCCGGGATCGCCGGTGCACTGATCGGTGTCGCGCTCAGCGCGACCACCCCGGTGTCCGGCGTCGCGAACGCGGGCGAGGTGGTCTCGGCCGCCATTCCGATCGTCAGGGTGCTGCTCGACATCTCGGCGGTCACCACGATCGGTCTCGGCTTGCTGTCCGTGCTGGTCGGTTACGACCGGCCGAAACTGACCGAGCCGGTGCTCGCGATCGCGCGGCCTGCCGCGGTGGCCAGCGCACTCGTGTGGGCCGTCACCGCGCTCGTGGCGCTCGTACTCCAGACCGCCGAGTACCGGCCCGCTTCCGGGACGGTCGGTTTCGCCGACATCGGCGCCTACATCAGCGAGGTCGGCGCTGGCAAGGCACTGCTGATCGTCGCCGGGCTCGCACTGGCACTCGCCGTCCTCGGCGCGCTCGCCGTCAAGCACGGCGAGCGGGTCCCTGCCGAGGTCAGGGTCGGGCTCGGGCTCTTCGCGCTCCTGCCCCTTCCCGTCACGGGACACGCCGCGAACTGGTCGTTCCACGACTACACGATGATCTCGATGGAGTTGCACGTCATGAGCGCGGTCGCCTGGACGGGCGGGCTCGGCGCGATGGCCGTTCTGCTCGTCGGCAACCGCACCCTGCTGGCCCACGCGCTCCCCCGGTTCTCCAAGCTCGCGACCCTGTGCCTGCTGATCTCCGCGGCCACCGGCCTCTTCAACGGGCTCGTCGAGATCAACCTCAACCCGAAAATGGACTTGTGGACCGCGGTCTTCACGACGCCGTACGGGCAACTCGTGCTGCTGAAACTGACGTGCACGGCAGGCATCGCCGCCCTCGGCGCCTACACCAGGTGGAAGCTCATTCCGAAGATCATCAGGCACCAGCGCACGGCCTTGGCGACCTGGTCGGCACTCGAACTGACGATCATGGGACTCGCCTTCGGCTTCGCCGTCGTCCTCACCAGAGCGCCCGTGGCCTAA
- a CDS encoding tetratricopeptide repeat protein, whose product MAARLAAKPRSSLERMATDLGTGKKRLAVLSARNEEDSVQATFDLAYQALPPEAARLYRLLGLHPGAEISAGAAAAAINETVGKTQPLLEELVEVSMLTAPEDDRYVFHDLHRLHAVEKAELHDSGDEREAAQLRILEWYLRAARSTAHLVTLDEDPIGYEFTQRKPDTASLPEAEHALDWLERERTNLYSAMQAAAQLGLPELAWQLADAMWPLFLLHKHYRDFLTVSQLGAKCAQEWGNAYAETLMLNRCGAACRGAGRFDEAVEYYGAALRTLPAEGDQLAAIRSVEGLGLVALAQGRLDDALREFGEDLRRSRELGRQHDVALAMVNLGVTLTRKDRVGEAIENLEEARRILADEGDGYNVARARIDLARALALSGNVAEARDHATEAKTIMHGRGSAFEEARAMQVLAEVADLAGEAAEAQRRYTEVLPIFTELGRPEAKEVKERLRATETPSS is encoded by the coding sequence GTGGCTGCGCGACTCGCGGCCAAGCCGCGCTCTTCGCTTGAGCGCATGGCGACGGACCTCGGCACCGGCAAGAAACGGCTGGCGGTGTTGTCGGCGCGGAATGAGGAGGACTCCGTGCAGGCCACGTTCGACCTCGCCTACCAGGCGCTGCCCCCGGAAGCCGCGAGGCTGTACCGGTTGCTCGGGTTGCACCCTGGTGCTGAGATCAGCGCGGGCGCCGCCGCGGCGGCCATCAACGAAACGGTCGGCAAGACGCAGCCACTGCTGGAAGAGCTCGTCGAAGTCAGCATGCTGACCGCTCCGGAGGACGACAGGTACGTCTTCCACGACCTGCACCGGCTGCATGCCGTCGAGAAAGCCGAGCTGCACGACAGCGGCGACGAAAGAGAAGCCGCTCAGCTCAGGATCCTGGAGTGGTACCTGAGAGCGGCCCGGTCGACCGCCCACCTCGTCACCCTCGACGAAGACCCCATCGGCTATGAGTTCACCCAGCGCAAGCCGGACACCGCCTCGCTACCCGAAGCGGAGCACGCGCTGGACTGGCTTGAACGCGAACGCACCAACCTCTACTCGGCGATGCAGGCCGCCGCTCAGCTCGGACTGCCTGAACTGGCTTGGCAACTCGCCGACGCCATGTGGCCGCTGTTCCTGCTGCACAAGCACTACCGCGACTTCCTGACGGTGAGCCAGCTCGGCGCCAAGTGCGCCCAGGAATGGGGCAACGCCTACGCGGAGACGCTGATGCTCAACCGATGCGGCGCGGCGTGCCGAGGCGCGGGCCGCTTCGACGAGGCAGTCGAGTATTACGGCGCCGCGTTGCGGACCCTGCCAGCCGAGGGTGATCAACTCGCGGCGATCAGGTCGGTGGAAGGACTCGGGCTGGTCGCCCTCGCCCAGGGCAGGCTCGACGACGCGCTGCGCGAGTTCGGCGAGGACCTTCGGAGGTCGCGGGAACTCGGACGGCAACACGATGTCGCGCTCGCGATGGTCAACCTCGGCGTAACCCTGACCAGGAAAGACCGCGTCGGGGAGGCGATCGAAAACCTCGAAGAGGCAAGGCGAATCCTCGCCGACGAAGGCGACGGCTACAACGTCGCGCGCGCGAGGATCGACCTCGCGAGAGCACTCGCCCTCTCGGGCAACGTCGCCGAGGCACGCGACCATGCGACCGAAGCGAAAACGATCATGCACGGACGTGGATCCGCATTCGAAGAAGCGCGGGCAATGCAGGTGCTGGCCGAAGTCGCCGATCTCGCGGGCGAGGCCGCGGAAGCACAGCGGCGTTATACGGAGGTTTTGCCTATTTTCACGGAACTGGGCCGCCCCGAGGCCAAGGAGGTCAAGGAACGGCTCCGGGCAACCGAAACGCCCAGCTCGTAA
- a CDS encoding ATP-binding protein encodes MTSNLPMPVQRGSDGAVQPSTTTSAPRQLKRPPARFTNRAGELERLATALAGSTGDQPTVLVLSGLGGIGKTALALHWLHSLRNRFPGGQLQASLGAFDPTGPAAVGEVLGQFLRALGVPRSRVPIDVEEQGGLYRTLTADTPLLILLDNAESESQVRPLIPSAPGSLVVVTSRRPLGGLAVGEGAHLLGLEPFTAEHGVALLRTAGPRHVRRPCGY; translated from the coding sequence GTGACGAGCAACCTGCCCATGCCGGTTCAGCGCGGGAGCGACGGTGCCGTACAGCCCTCGACGACGACCTCGGCGCCACGACAGCTCAAGCGGCCACCCGCCAGATTCACCAACAGGGCAGGCGAACTCGAACGGCTCGCCACCGCGCTCGCCGGAAGCACCGGCGATCAGCCGACCGTGCTCGTCCTCAGCGGCCTCGGCGGTATCGGGAAGACCGCGTTGGCCCTGCACTGGCTGCACAGTCTCCGTAACCGGTTTCCCGGAGGGCAACTACAGGCGAGCCTCGGCGCTTTCGACCCGACCGGACCCGCGGCCGTCGGCGAGGTGCTCGGCCAGTTCCTGCGGGCACTCGGTGTTCCCCGGAGCCGCGTGCCCATCGACGTCGAGGAACAAGGTGGGCTGTACCGGACACTCACGGCCGACACCCCATTGTTGATCCTGCTCGACAACGCCGAATCCGAATCACAGGTACGTCCGCTGATCCCCTCGGCTCCAGGCAGCCTCGTCGTGGTCACCAGCAGAAGACCACTCGGCGGGCTCGCGGTCGGCGAAGGCGCCCACCTGCTGGGGTTGGAACCGTTCACCGCCGAACATGGCGTGGCCCTGCTGCGCACAGCAGGGCCACGCCATGTTCGGCGACCGTGTGGATACTGA
- a CDS encoding copper resistance CopC family protein has protein sequence MRRVIVMAGVALLALLGAATPASAHNTLVSSDPAEGAQLEEGPSRVTLTFDQTVQDAGVNQIAVTGPDGGQWIDGDVEVDSNVVSAPLRPLGPAGEYIIGFRILSADGHPVEKEIRFTLTKAGTGTPGSAAATEASPDDTAAPASDSSGGIPVWVWIIAAVVLLGVGVTVALRMGSSGEDKKS, from the coding sequence ATGAGGCGGGTCATCGTGATGGCGGGCGTCGCGCTGCTCGCGCTGCTCGGCGCGGCCACCCCCGCCTCGGCACACAACACGCTCGTCTCTTCCGACCCCGCCGAAGGCGCCCAGCTCGAAGAGGGCCCTTCGAGGGTGACGCTCACGTTCGACCAGACGGTGCAGGACGCGGGAGTCAACCAGATCGCGGTCACCGGCCCCGACGGCGGCCAGTGGATCGACGGTGACGTCGAGGTCGACAGCAACGTGGTGAGTGCGCCGCTGCGTCCACTCGGTCCCGCGGGCGAGTACATCATCGGCTTCCGCATCCTCTCCGCCGACGGCCATCCCGTCGAGAAGGAGATCCGCTTCACGCTCACTAAGGCGGGCACCGGTACGCCGGGATCCGCGGCGGCGACGGAAGCCTCACCTGACGACACGGCGGCTCCCGCCTCCGATTCGTCGGGTGGCATCCCGGTGTGGGTCTGGATCATCGCGGCGGTCGTACTGCTCGGCGTCGGCGTGACCGTGGCACTGCGGATGGGTTCCTCAGGGGAAGACAAGAAGTCATGA